One window of the Melanotaenia boesemani isolate fMelBoe1 chromosome 14, fMelBoe1.pri, whole genome shotgun sequence genome contains the following:
- the barhl2 gene encoding barH-like 2 homeobox protein: MEGSSGSSFGIDTILSSASNSGNPVLMNGDFRLGDSRTADFRSQSTPSPCSEIDTVGTAPSSPMSVTMEHAADAHLVQDSLQHHHHHHNQPQSLPLSPQQHQQQPLAGAGCAPRTATSSFLIKDILGDSKPLAACAPYSTSVSSPHHTPKPESATAPDVFRPKLEQDENRSKLDKRDDIQSEIKCNGTKEEGDREISSSRDSPPVRTKKPRKARTAFTDHQLNQLERSFERQKYLSVQDRMDLAAALNLTDTQVKTWYQNRRTKWKRQTAVGLELLAEAGNYSALQRMFPSPYFYHPSLLGTVDSTTAAAAAAAMYSSMYRTPSTPHPSLQRPLVPRVLIHGLGPGGQPALNPLSNPMPGTPHPR; encoded by the exons ATGGAAGGATCCAGCGGGTCGAGTTTTGGGATAGACACTATTTTATCCAGCGCCTCTAACTCTGGTAACCCCGTACTAATGAACGGAGATTTCCGGCTGGGCGACAGCAGGACAGCGGATTTCAGGAGCCAGTCAACCCCCTCGCCATGCTCGGAGATAGACACTGTGGGAACGGCCCCCTCGTCCCCCATGTCGGTCACTATGGAGCACGCCGCCGACGCGCATCTGGTGCAGGACAGCCTTCagcatcaccaccatcaccacaaCCAGCCACAGAGTTTGCCGCTGTCTcctcagcagcatcagcagcagccgCTTGCCGGGGCCGGCTGCGCCCCGAGGACTGCCACATCCTCGTTTTTAATCAAAGACATTTTAGGCGACAGCAAACCGCTGGCAGCGTGCGCACCTTACAGCACCAGCGTATCCTCACCCCACCACACACCAAAACCAGAAAGTGCCACGGCTCCGGACGTCTTCAGGCCCAAGTTGGAACAAGACGAAAACAGAAGCAAGTTGGACAAAAGGGACGACATTCAAAGCGAAATTAAATGCAACG GCACTAAAGAAGAAGGGGACCGGGAGATCTCCAGTAGCAGAGACAGTCCACCGGTGCGCACGAAAAAACCTCGCAAAGCACGGACAGCTTTTACCGACCACCAGCTCAACCAGCTGGAGAGGAGTTTTGAGCGTCAAAAATACCTCAGCGTGCAGGACCGCATGGACCTGGCGGCGGCCCTCAACCTGACAGACACACAAGTCAAGACCTGGTACCAAAACAGACG GACGAAGTGGAAGAGGCAAACGGCGGTGGGACTGGAGCTCCTGGCTGAAGCAGGAAACTACTCGGCCTTACAGAGAATGTTCCCGTCGCCCTACTTCTACCACCCGAGCCTGCTCGGCACCGTGGACAGCACGACGGCGGCCGCGGCGGCCGCAGCCATGTACAGCAGCATGTACCGGACTCCCTCCACACCGCATCCCAGCCTCCAGAGACCTCTTGTCCCGAGGGTGCTCATTCACGGCCTTGGGCCGGGGGGGCAACCGGCACTAAACCCCCTGTCTAACCCGATGCCCGGGACACCGCATCCGCGATAA